A DNA window from Eretmochelys imbricata isolate rEreImb1 chromosome 3, rEreImb1.hap1, whole genome shotgun sequence contains the following coding sequences:
- the ZNF292 gene encoding zinc finger protein 292 isoform X2, whose amino-acid sequence MCSIFISSAAARRDVLCLIEAAGLATCIELCVKALRLESSENTDVKISICKTISCLLPDDLEVKRACQLSEFLLEPTVDAYYAVEMLYNQPDQKYDEENLPIPNSLRCELLLVLKTQWPFDPEFWDWKTLKRQCLALMGEEASIVSSIDELNDSEVYEKVEDCQEENKETSLNGLAGNFDEATSLLKGIRDEKQKKREIKKLRERGFISARFRNWQAYMQYCVLCDKEFLGHRIVRHAQKHYKDGIYSCPICAHNFNSKETFVPHVTLHVKKSSKERLAAMKPLRRLGRPPKIATTSENQKADAISKQEQRPIKKNSLYSADFIVFNDNDGTDDENDDKDKPYVPEIIPVQKPLPVNEFTCPVTFCKKGFKYFKNLIAHAKGHKDNEEAKRFLEMQSKKVICQYCRRHFVSVTHLNDHLQMHCGSKPYICIQMKCKAGFNSYAELLTHRKEHQVFRAKCMFPKCGRVFSEAYLLYDHEAQHYNTYTCKFTGCGKVYRSQNELEKHGEDHNKQPEKVLEIEGQTNRTDLIQSSKANENPEGVTVKKELVSPLDNNTSNFTEAENNVWDQIKVESVGTERANKSASILRQADSLSVDGLEHSVTGLVKKEATIRISNIRMPVLSQKVRDNFVRRGKLASAGSKIDTSKPVVRQLCSAAEDSCSDPCLPVLQGRKEDDCFGQSQNIQNISVNSDTPKTEALASKSLERQVSNMTPFSMQNQTGYRNNLPISKLELQDSIKSATNPFNLPLKTLESIIFLPSQSSLSSSLVPAVPPAAPVQKFNCQVEGCTRTYNSSQSIGKHMKAAHPDQYAAFKMQRKNKKTRKPSNLQNMPTDGKIVYFLPSQVDNTNNAAFTSQNKTSVNATCSSQLQHVSNTLFPTHLETLSNPMIPTVESVINPVCIKSEPESVLCSQIENLSNTTLPSQLEDLAKTVMPLNIDSGSDPFLPLPAESNSISLFPSPADNVPNSVFSQLENNTNHFSSQLEGNTSSVFPKEESVDEPIFSSRANSENNFSETTSQVPASEKMKKDRGRGSNGKERKPKHNKRAKWPAIIRDGKFICSRCFRVFTNPRSLGGHLSKRSVCKPIEGSEISQEALQTNGQSSLLASMILSSNVGNLQQPQESTFNPEACFKDPSFLQLLAAENRSAAFLQTMFPRASVANFNTSVNEEGNEIIKQALETAGIPSTFDNTEMLPHIVTTSCVTGTTQMNAAVLSNTTVSPLLQTVCNPSTLLTNQNRALNNKIPSSDDCNNLSVFATDDLMLKTIENGLCSGSFSNSVAATQNFASNSSRVSVINSPKNSGSSTLNKKGSSASKRKKKAATPLLSPNSSQKLVVNDLTAMGLLAKSIEGSVQVPTDNSQSNLLANCESQVLVENLTQKLNNVDNQLFVPSVKENLKTNLESHAALAPLTIKTENGDSQMMTLNACAQGNSDLQISEDNVIQNFEKTLEIIKTAMNSQIFEVKNEIQDAVIASTKNTQVNTTEVPPANCSQNIKLPNHTQFAVCTRDVITAKSNSSQPETSQKDDVQVLEILEGLQKLRLENDTSSQVSDSVSPCPPADTLAPLTVVAAVSTESTSLAQPSSETSNIQFSDKVHKPFVCQDQGCDYSAMTKDALFKHYGKVHQYTAEMILEIKKHQLKYAPFKCVVTTCPKTFTRNSNLRAHCQLVHHFTTEEMVKLKIKRPYGRRSHNEAVNITQRPAEIKNLQTLIMKSKNEPRLVKGIEVKKEAVIQPVKIPEKLIPEKKNPEKLEKPPQVLTVPPEQYNAVSFSNVQIQPKVRKIRRHRKEKEERKRRKPVTKSLEFPTRYSPYRPYRCVHQGCFAAFTIQQNLILHYQAVHKSDLPAFPVEVEEESEPSKEECDETETKQTVKEFRCEVSDCSRIFQEVTSLIQHYMKLHDMTPEEIGSMKSALDIGRFPCDQSQCKSSFTAYFNYILHLETDHGIKIRPNKVEEDGIYKCDCEGCDRMYATRSNLLRHIFNKHNDKHKDHLIRPRRLTPGQENISSKANQEKPIKSKHRGLKHNRSGKEGNRLSIKTKRKKNVNLESKNTKGGQIQENKDYSLKRGKHVYSIKAINDALSECTSRFVTQYPCMIKGCSSVVTSESNIIRHYKCHKLSKAFTSQHRNLLIVSKKHSVSQVKEASSEQEEANKKSDVKESDPCLPESSDDLSSSALPESEIEKGEKDEVDELTELFITKLINEDCTCAENPAKTSSSVDSNFQESVSCHSEKQKCNNLKRANKEKNLSQNKKRRLEKPEEVLAVELSSMRREEETAVAIQTAEEQPTTFDWSSFKPMGFEVSFLKFLEESAVKQKKNAERDYHSSGTKKGSNSNSKKSNEKTSLASSNVTWSCSESETLVQFANPSQLQCSDKVKIVLDKTLKDCTELVLKQLQEMKPTVSLKKLEGHWEDDPAATVAKEILVGNEEGESHY is encoded by the exons ATGTGCAGCATTTTTATCTCGTCAGCTGCAGCAAGGAGAGATGTACTGTGCCTG ATTGAAGCTGCTGGACTTGCAACCTGCATTGAACTATGTGTGAAAGCACTGCGCTTGGAATCCAGTGAAAACACAGATGTCAAGATATCCATTTGCAAGACTATCTCCTGTTTGTTGCCAGATGATTTGGAGGTTAAACGTGCTTGTCAATTGAGTGAATTTCTTCTTGAGCCAACTGTGGATGCATACTATGCTGTTGAAATGCTGTATAATCAGCCTGACCAGAAATATGATGAAGAGAATCTTCCAATACCAAATTCATTACGCTGTGAGCTCTTGCTTGTATTGAAAACTCAATGGCCTTTTGATCCAGAATTCTGGGACTGGAAAACTCTGAAACGTCAGTGTCTTGCATTGATGGGAGAGGAGGCATCCATTGTATCTTCGATAGATGAGTTGAATGACAGTGAAGTATATGAGAAGGTCGAAGACTGCCAAGAGGAGAATAAAGAAACTTCTCTGAATGGTCTTGCTGGCAATTTCGATGAAGCTACAAGCCTGCTTAAAGGCATAAGAGATGAAaagcagaaaaagagagaaattaaaaaactGAGAGAGAGGGGATTCATATCCGCTAGGTTTAGGAACTGGCAAGCCTACATGCAGTATTGCGTGTTATGTGACAAAGAATTCCTTGGTCATAGAATAGTTAGGCATGCACAGAAACACTATAAAGATGGAATTTACAGTTGCCCTATATGTGCACACAATTTTAATTCTAAAGAAACCTTTGTTCCTCATGTAACTCTACATGTTAAGAAGTCTAGTAAAGAGAGACTGGCTGCTATGAAACCACTGAGAAGATTGGGAAGACCTCCTAAAATAGCAACCACCAGTGAAAATCAGAAGGCTGATGCCATATCCAAGCAGGAACAGCGACCCATTAAAAAGAATAGTCTTTACTCAGCAGACTTCATAGTGTTCAATGATAACGATGGtacagatgatgaaaatgatgaCAAAGATAAACCTTATGTACCAGAGATAATACCGGTTCAAAAACCATTGCCTGTTAATGAATTCACTTGTCCGGTAACGTTTTGTAAAAAAggttttaaatactttaaaaatttgaTTGCACATGCAAAGGGGCATAAAGATAATGAAGAAGCAAAACGTTTTCTTGAAATGCAAAGCAAAAAAGTGATTTGCCAGTACTGTAGACGACATTTTGTAAGTGTTACTCACCTCAATGATCACTTACAAATGCACTGTGGCAGCAAGCCCTACATCTGCATACAGATGAAATGTAAGGCAGGTTTTAACAGTTATGCTGAGCTGTTAACTCATAGAAAAGAACATCAAGTCTTTAGAGCAAAGTGTATGTTTCCTAAATGTGGCAGAGTGTTTTCAGAAGCATATTTGCTCTATGATCATGAAGCACAACACTATAATACCTATACCTGCAAATTCACAGGCTGTGGAAAAGTTTACCGTTCTCAGAATGAACTAGAAAAACACGGTGAAGATCATAATAAGCAACCTGAAAAAGTGTTAGAGATTGAAGGCCAGACTAATCGAACTGATCTCATTCAGTCTTCAAAAGCTAATGAAAACCCTGAAGGGGTCACTGTAAAAAAGGAATTGGTCTCTCCTCTAGACAATAACACAAGTAACTTTACTGAAGCAGAAAATAATGTGTGGGATCAAATCAAAGTAGAATCAGTTGGGACAGAGAGAGCAAATAAATCAGCCAGCATACTGAGGCAAGCTGATTCCCTATCTGTTGATGGTTTGGAGCACTCTGTCACTGGTCTGGTAAAGAAGGAAGCAACAATTAGAATCAGCAATATCAGGATGCCTGTTCTTAGCCAGAAGGTCCGGGATAACTTTGTAAGAAGAGGAAAGTTAGCTTCTGCAGGCAGTAAAATAGATACCAGTAAACCTGTAGTCCGTCAGTTGTGTTCAGCAGCAGAAGATTCTTGCAGTGATCCTTGTCTTCCAGTCCtccagggaagaaaggaggatgATTGTTTTGGTCAGTCCCAGAATATTCAAAACATTTCTGTAAATTCAGACACACCAAAAACAGAAGCTCTTGCGTCAAAAAGCCTAGAAAGACAAGTAAGTAATATGACGCCCTTCAGCATGCAGAATCAGACAGGTTATCGAAACAACTTACCCATTTCCAAACTTGAACTTCAAGACAGTATTAAGAGTGCAACTAATCCGTTTAATTTGCCCCTGAAGACATTAGAGAGTATTATATTTCTTCCATCACAGTCCAGCCTAAGCAGTTCTTTAGTTCCAGCTGTACCACCAGCAGCACCAGTTCAAAAATTTAACTGTCAAGTTGAGGGGTGTACTCGAACCTACAACTCCTCACAAAGTATTGGCAAACATATGAAGGCAGCACACCCTGATCAATACGCTGCTTTTAAAATGCAACGTAAGAATAAGAAAACCAGAAAACCCAGCAATTTGCAAAATATGCCTACTGATGGAAAGATTGTGTATTTTTTGCCATCGCAAGTGGACAACACCAATAATGCTGCTTTTACAtcacaaaacaaaaccagtgtAAATGCTACTTGCTCAAGTCAGTTGCAACATGTCTCAAATACACTTTTCCCAACCCACTTAGAAACTTTGTCTAATCCAATGATACCTACAGTGGAAAGTGTCATAAATCCAGTCTGTATTAAAAGTGAACCTGAGAGTGTTTTATGTTCCCAAATAGAAAATCTATCCAATACGACTTTACCTTCACAATTAGAAGATCTGGCAAAAACAGTTATGCCTTTGAATATTGACAGTGGTTCAGATCCCTTTCTTCCTTTACCTGCCGAAAGCAATTccatttctctctttccttcacCAGCAGACAATGTCCCAAATTCAGTCTTCTCGCAGCTGGAAAACAATACAAATCATTTTTCATCACAGCTAGAAGGAAACACTAGTTCTGTTTTTCCAAAGGAGGAAAGTGTTGATGAACCAATCTTTTCTTCTCGAGCAAATAGTGAAAATAACTTCAGTGAAACCACCTCCCAAGTTCCAGCTTCAGAAAAGATGAAAAAAGATCGTGGACGGGGTTCAAATGGAAAAGAAAGGAAGCCAAAACATAACAAGAGAGCAAAATGGCCAGCAATAATTAGAGATGGCAAATTTATCTGTAGTAGGTGTTTCAGAGTTTTTACTAATCCCAGGTCACTTGGTGGTCACTTGTCTAAACGGTCTGTTTGTAAACCGATTGAGGGGTCAGAAATTTCTCAAGAAGCCCTGCAGACTAATGGACAATCTTCTCTACTAGCTAGTATGATTCTTTCCTCAAATGTAGGAAACTTGCAGCAACCCCAGGAGTCTACGTTCAATCCAGAAGCATGTTTTAAAGATCCATCATTCCTACAGTTGCTTGCAGCTGAAAACCGTTCAGCTGCTTTTTTGCAGACCATGTTTCCACGGGCTAGTGTAGCTAACTTTAATACTAGTGTGAATGAGGAAGGAAATGAAATTATTAAACAAGCCTTGGAAACTGCAGGGATTCCAAGTACATTTGATAACACTGAAATGCTTCCACATATAGTTACAACTAGCTGTGTCACTGGTACGACTCAGATGAATGCAGCAGTTCTCTCCAATACAACTGTATCCCCTCTCTTGCAGACAGTATGCAACCCAAGTACCCTACTAACAAACCAAAACCGGGCCCTAAACAACAAAATTCCTTCATCGGATGACTGCAACAATTTGTCTGTTTTTGCAACCGATGATTTAATGCTAAAGACTATTGAAAATGGCTTGTGCTCTGGCTCATTTTCTAATTCTGTTGCAGCAACACAGAATTTTGCAAGTAATAGTTCACGAGTTTCAGTTATAAATAGTCCCAAGAATTCAGGATCAAGTACCTTGAATAAGAAGGGGAGCAGTGcttcaaagagaaagaaaaaagcagctactccATTGCTTTCACCTAACTCTTCACAAAAATTAGTAGTAAATGATTTAACAGCAATGGGACTTCTAGCCAAAAGCATTGAAGGGAGTGTGCAAGTACCAACAGATAATTCTCAGTCAAACTTACTGGCAAACTGTGAGTCTCAGGTGTTGGTAGAAAATCTTACACAAAAACTAAATAATGTTGACAATCAGTTGTTCGTGCCCAGTGTCAAAGAGAACTTAAAAACTAATCTCGAGTCTCATGCTGCATTAGCTCCTTTaacaataaaaactgaaaatggtgACTCCCAAATGATGACTCTGAATGCCTGTGCTCAAGGAAATTCTGATTTACAGATTTCAGAGGACAATGTTATTCAAAACTTTGAGAAAACCCTTGAAATAATTAAGACTGCTATGAATTCCCAAATATTTGAGGTAAAAAATGAAATCCAGGATGCTGTGATTGCGTCAACCAAGAATACACAAGTAAATACTACAGAAGTCCCTCCAGCAAACTGTTCACAAAATATTAAATTACCCAACCACACCCAGTTTGCAGTATGCACTAGGGATGTCATCACTGCAAAGAGTAACTCTTCTCAACCTGAAACTTCTCAAAAGGATGATGTTCAAGTGTTGGAAATTTTAGAGGGTTTGCAGAAACTGAGATTAGAAAATGATACATCCAGTCAGGTGTCTGATAGTGTTTCTCCGTGTCCTCCAGCAGATACACTAGCACCGCTgactgttgttgctgctgtttcaaCTGAGAGTACGTCCCTGGCCCAGCCATCTTCAGAGACAAGTAATATTCAATTTAGTGACAAAGTCCACAAGCCTTTTGTGTGCCAGGACCAAGGCTGTGATTATAGTGCTATGACAAAGGATGCGTTATTTAAACACTATGGCAAGGTACATCAATACACTGCAGAAATGATACTGGAAATCAAGAAGCATCAATTGAAGTATGCTCCATTTAAATGTGTTGTAACTACCTGTCCAAAAACATTTACAAGAAATTCGAATCTCCGAGCACACTGTCAGCTGGTGCATCACTTCACAACAGAAGAAAtggtaaaattaaaaataaaaagaccttATGGAAGACGATCTCATAATGAAGCTGTAAACATAACCCAACGGCCTGCTGAAATAAAAAATCTGCAGACTCTAATAATGAAAAGTAAAAACGAACCTCGGTTGGTTAAAGGAATTGAAGTAAAGAAGGAGGCTGTCATACAACCTGTGAAAATCCCAGAAAAGCtaatcccagaaaaaaaaaatcctgaaaaactggaaaaaccTCCACAGGTACTTACTGTTCCTCCAGAGCAATATAATGCAGTGTCTTTCAGTAATGTACAGATACAGCCAAAAGTACGCAAAATTAGGAGGCATcggaaagagaaagaagaaagaaaacgCAGGAAACCAGTAACCAAATCTCTTGAGTTTCCTACTAGATATAGTCCTTACAGACCATACCGATGTGTCCATCAAGGCTGTTTTGCAGCTTTTACAATACAGCAAAACCTGATTCTTCATTACCAGGCTGTTCACAAATCAGATTTGCCTGCCTTCCCTGTGGAGGTTGAAGAAGAAAGTGAGCCAAGTAAAGAAGAATGTGATGAAACTGAAACCAAACAGACTGTGAAAGAATTCAGGTGTGAAGTGAGTGACTGCTCGAGAATATTTCAAGAGGTTACTAGTCTGATACAGCATTATATGAAGCTTCATGACATGACTCCTGAGGAAATCGGAAGCATGAAATCAGCCCTGGATATTGGAAGATTTCCATGTGATCAATCTCAGTGTAAATCTTCATTTACAGCCTATTTTAATTATATTCTACATCTTGAGACAGATCATGGGATTAAGATAAGGCCAAACAAAGTAGAAGAAGATGGCATATACAAGTGTGATTGTGAGGGTTGTGATCGTATGTATGCAACTAGATCAAACCTTCTAAGACACATTTTTAATAAACATAATGATAAGCATAAAGATCACTTAATAAGACCCAGGCGATTAACACCAGGTCAGGAAAATATTTCCAGCAAGGCAAACCAAGAGAAGCCAATAAAGTCTAAACATAGAGGACTGAAACACAATAGGTCAGGAAAGGAAGGAAACAGATTGTCGATAAAGACCAAACGaaagaaaaatgttaatttgGAAAGCAAGAATACAAAAGGTGGGCAGATTCAAGAAAACAAGGATTATTCCTTGAAACGTGGAAAACATGTGTATTCGATAAAGGCTATAAATGATGCCTTATCTGAATGTACAAGCAGATTTGTAACACAGTATCCTTGTATGATAAAGGGATGTTCCTCAGTTGTTACAAGTGAGAGTAATATAATTAGACATTATAAATGTCATAAGTTATCTAAGGCATTTACTTCACAACACAGAAATCTTCTTATTGTCTCAAAAAAACACTCTGTCTCGCAAGTAAAGGAAGCATCCTCTGAACAAGAGGAAGCTAATAAAAAAAGTGATGTGAAAGAGTCTGATCCATGTTTGCCAGAGAGCAGTGATGATTTGAGTAGCTCTGCGTTACCAGAGAGTGAAATTGAAAAAGGCGAAAAAGATGAAGTAGATGAACTGACAGAACTCTTCATTACTAAACTGATTAATGAGGATTGCACATGTGCTGAAAATCCAGCTAAGACCTCTTCCAGTGTAGATAGTAACTTTCAAGAATCTGTCTCCTGCCACTCAGAAAAGCAAAAATGTAATAATTTAAAGAgagcaaataaagaaaaaaacctctctcAGAATAAAAAGAGAAGACTTGAGAAACCTGAAGAAGTACTGGCAGTTGAATTAAGTAGCATGCGTAGAGAGGAAGAGACTGCTGTTGCTATTCAGACTGCTGAAGAGCAGCCCACAACTTTCGATTGGAGCTCATTTAAGCCTATGGGATTTGAAGTATCATTCCTCAAGTTCCTTGAAGAGTCTGCTGtgaagcaaaagaaaaatgctgagaGAGACTACCATAGCAGTGGAACCAAAAAAGGGTCTAATTCAAACTCAAAAAAATCCAATGAAAAGACCTCGTTGGCAAGTAGTAATGTTACATGGTCCTGTTCTGAAAGTGAAACCCTTGTACAGTTTGCCAACCCATCACAACTTCAGTGTAGTGATAAAGTAAAAATAGTTTTAGACAAGACTCTTAAAGACTGCACTGAGCTTGTGTTGAAGCAACTTCAGGAAATGAAACCTACTGTCAGTCTCAAAAAACTTGAAGGACATTGGGAGGATGATCCAGCAGCTACAGTTGCAAAAGAAATTCTTGTGGGTAATGAGGAAGGGGAATCACATTACTGA